Proteins encoded in a region of the Deltaproteobacteria bacterium GWC2_65_14 genome:
- a CDS encoding reactive intermediate/imine deaminase (has endoribonuclease activity on mRNA) has protein sequence MRETVRTEGAPAAIGPYSQAIRAGGFLFCSGQIPLDPKTGKMVEGGIEAQTERVLENLSAVLAAAGVPLREVVKTTVYLADLGDFPAMNRVYGRFFPEDPPARATIQAAKLPAGALVEIDAVASTG, from the coding sequence ATGAGGGAGACCGTGCGGACCGAGGGGGCTCCGGCCGCGATCGGCCCCTACTCGCAGGCGATCCGTGCCGGGGGGTTCCTGTTCTGCTCGGGGCAGATTCCGCTGGACCCGAAGACGGGAAAGATGGTCGAGGGGGGGATCGAGGCCCAGACGGAGCGGGTGCTGGAAAACCTGTCGGCGGTCCTCGCGGCGGCGGGAGTCCCCCTGCGCGAGGTCGTCAAGACGACGGTCTACCTCGCCGACCTCGGCGACTTTCCCGCGATGAACCGTGTGTACGGGAGATTCTTCCCGGAGGACCCGCCCGCGCGGGCCACCATCCAGGCGGCGAAGCTTCCGGCGGGAGCCCTGGTGGAGATCGACGCCGTGGCGTCGACCGGATGA